The Pithys albifrons albifrons isolate INPA30051 chromosome 1, PitAlb_v1, whole genome shotgun sequence genome contains the following window.
AACCCAAAGAATGAGTGAACctaaaaaaaagtgaaattcatTGTAAAAGTCCATTAAATTACAGAAATGCATAATAAGCCTGGATAAAGTGCTACAAAATGATTGCTGATTTTAAAAAGGTCCATGGCTGCTTCTTGTTTCACTTAGTATTGGTGACAATGGGAGTCAGTGCAATCCCACTGGCTGAGCTGGAATTCACAATGTCTTCATACTGGGGGGGTGGATCTAAATGTTGCACAGTTTCACTTCTTCTCACAGTGATCTCCCCAGTGACTTCCTCATATGAAGGAGGAGGATCACAGTTTGAGAGCCTGGTGGAGATGGAGTCTGACCGTGCATCCGTATAGCTCAGGCCTCCCGGGGAGAGCCCGCTGACTTCATACATCTCCTCCTGTGGGGAATGAACAATGCTGAGAGGCGGCGggacagcccctctgccatcAGCCGCGGCGCCGGCGCCCAGCGCTCCGAGGGCTCCCCTGTGCCCGTACACAGACTGTCCACGCATCTTCTTTTTGAACAGGCATCTCCATATGACAAAAATGACAATGAGGGTAACAAAAAGGCCGATGATTAATGGAAACGCAAGGTAAAATGAATACCAGTTATGTCCTGTGTTACTTTCTCCCTGAAGTTCGTTTTTGTAGACTTTCCAGAACTCCTTCTAGAAGAGCAAGACACAGTAAGTCAGAAACTATAcgacagttaaaaaaaataagcaatgtAAGCAAGTTGTTTTAAATGAATGAGTGGGGAAAAAGGCAATTC
Protein-coding sequences here:
- the PRRG1 gene encoding transmembrane gamma-carboxyglutamic acid protein 1, which produces MDSVFLTEDKANSVLKRYPRANTFLEELKQGDIEHECREEICSYEEAREAFENEEKTKEFWKVYKNELQGESNTGHNWYSFYLAFPLIIGLFVTLIVIFVIWRCLFKKKMRGQSVYGHRGALGALGAGAAADGRGAVPPPLSIVHSPQEEMYEVSGLSPGGLSYTDARSDSISTRLSNCDPPPSYEEVTGEITVRRSETVQHLDPPPQYEDIVNSSSASGIALTPIVTNTK